CTACTGCTgggtttagaaaataaatattataaaaaaatataagtaataattaAAAGAATAAGCTAGATGggaccctaggctatagcctaaggTAGGTTTACATTAACCCGCCCCTGATTAGAACTAAAGTGTGGCTaaagcattttcaaaatgtaattaaaaatatattaagtaaATTAGTACACATTTAACGGATTAATATGTAACTGATAAATAATGCACATCAGCATGCATTAGCAAtgcaatattaaaggaaaactataccccccaaacaatgtaggtctctattaaaagatactgagtaaaacagctcatatgtaaaaccctgcttcatgtaaatgaaccattatcataataatataattttttagtagtatgtgccattgggtaatcataaatagaaaattgccattttaaaaaataagggccgccccctgagatcgtacgattcactgtgcacacatacaaaccacatgtaaggtcacatgagccaattaacagacagagttctgccttttgcttcctcgcttcttcctgttacagttagagttgtagtatttctggtcaggtgatctctgaggcagcacagatagagtcacgaaatggtggttcaaggcaagagatgtaaaagggcaatatttatgtaaatatatattccagtttggtaagattctttaatatgtcattcaatttgatataaactatctgttgcttaagtattcattttgggggtatagttttcctttaaagggacaatcacttttttttttactagacaaGGGCAAACTAGTGGTCAAAGGACCTATTGTACAATATGAAAATAGGAGTGCTATAACCACACCAGTAACCTTTTGGGGTTTCAGGTGCTTATGCAAAATAACTCCCACCCTGCTTGGGGTAGAGGTATGAAAAAGATTATTCGAACAAAAGCAGGTTCAGCAGCAGGATTTCATTCCTTTAAAGAGTGCATTTATTGGGGTAGaggtatgcaaaataaaaaaaaaaaaatagtattgccACACACTTAAGTTGTATAAGTTATAAAATATTGGTTTACCGGCTCAAAAACATATTTCAGGCCCTCCTGGACACTTTGTCAAGCACAGGTTTAGCTTGTACCACAACCTGTGTGCGACTTTTCAATATGAGTGCCAGTTAGCGTTAGAGTGAAGTGTAATCTCTAGGGATTTTCTTACAAACCACTGTAGTGTAGCTGATTTAGGGGCTAAAAGTaaagatttttatgatttttatgttgtcCCTTGTTTTTTTATAAGATGGTAGTGATCGTATTTACCGATGCCTTAATCCATGATATCATATGGAAGGTGTGAagttatatatgatataaaaagGACATCATCAAAAACTTTTACAGGTTGATGAGGTCAAGCTTTAAGTTACTCCCTGAATAACTTTTTTAAGGTCCCTTCCTGGGTGTACCAGATCTCTATAGACAACTAGTAGTTGAAGTAATTCACATGTGGCCAATTGGGCAATTGACTGTTCTGTTATACTTGGTGATCAAAGAAAATGTTGTGAGAATTCAGCAGCAAGGTTTATTTCTACTGCCCACCGCTAGTAATCTACTGGAACATGGAGCTGAAGTAACGAACTCTTAACTGGACATagctttgaaaaatctaaatgaTCATATGCGATTAACTTTATGGTGGCAGAGACTATAATGACAGCACAGCAAGGAAGGAGTTCTTAAGGGCTTATGAAAAACAGTAAACAATAGTCATGCCCAAGTGCTGCAGGTATTTGGGATGCTGTTTAGGTGTTCATGCTGGTCAGTGGATTATACGGTCACCACTGGTTATAAACATGTTAATAAACATGCcctattttatatgtaaatatgaatgagaaaaggcacaaatTCAGTACAAATATCATAATTTATTCTATCAGTATAAAAAGTCATAGTTCTGTATTAAGAACGTCTTCTCACCTCACAGTAGaagatatatattattttgcatcataaataaaatcatagcatacaagtatatatatgtgtatatatgtatatacatatacacacaaacatatacacacacacacacaatagtcCGCAAACTCTGAAGAAGGCTAGGGCCTAGTGCTTTGACATCAGTGCTTTGGAAACTGAAGCTGGTCTTGAATTACACACAGGAATTACAGTACCAGAAAATACTGAGGTATCTCTTTCTTTGCTTCTTTGAAAAGCTGAAATCTTAGGCTTCTGTAGGCAGGACACAGcttgcagaataaatattatattacaggttTAGGCAGCAGCCTCTCTTCATCAATCAACAATAAAAAAGGAGTTCAGGAATGAAAATACTGCTAAATCACCCCCCAAAAAGGGTGATAACAAATAAAAACGGGACAAAAACACAAAAGGCAATTGTGACCTGTTTTTCTTGACTTCCTTAGTGGTTAGGATAAGCATCTAAAATATTGTCCAACAAGTCATGtcagtttggttttttttgtagttttaccaGTTCAACTGGCTCAAAGTACATGTTGCTCCTTTAACTCAACAGGAGGTAAAATAAAAGTGTtggatataaaaataattattgcacttgataaaaacacaaattgtccATTTGCTACAGTCTGTGTCTGTTTGCTCAGTACCTCAGCAGCTTGGTGATGTAGTGATGGGATTCTGAAGGTAACTGAGAGAGTTTGCTCCTGAGTGGACAGGTATAGAAACAGGAAAATTGAAGACGGTGGTGGTGGATGTCCCTCGATCTAGAACAGATATTGTAGGGCTACCTGCTTCTGCTGAACATGATGGTGCTAGCACTTGAGACTCAAACTGAAGAAGCTGTCCCATAAAActgaagtttggggagattatacTCCTCCTTTGCTTCACAAACTCAAATGCTTCATCTAGCTTCACTCGGTTAGTTCTCATAAGATAGGCAAGGCAGATGGTAGCAGATCGGGATATACCAGCTTGGCAGTGGACAAACACCCTTCCACCAGAATTTTTTACAGAGtctggaaaaaaaggtaaaacaaagGTTATTTCTGGGAGAACTTGTAAAAGAGACGAAACATAActagatttcttttttattgctCCTTCATCTAAGACTGCGAGTTTTTTATCCATCCTTAGAGCTACATGAGTAAATACAACACTGAAAACAGAGAGGCCTTGTATAAAAGCCTAAGATTCCAGATAAACTAGTCCTATTAACCTAATTACAGCAGGAAGTTTTGAGGAGTAGGTGTTTATTTGTTAGAATCCATATATAGAAAATATGCTATatgaatacatatttaaataaatgtatataaatacattttatagataGAAACTTATAATCTTCAGTAGAGTTGAGTGAATGCTGGCCGagctcatgagaaaaaaaaaaaaaccacaccataCTACTTGGTTTCACCCACTAGAGTGCAGTCTAACTCCCGCTAATATTACAGGCTGACTATGGAAAAGattagaaagaaagagactgaatCTTAATACATTGCACCTCTCAATAATATTGCTGCACTTTTTAGGAATGGTCTTCTATTTACAGAGTACTTTAGCATATGACATGACAAAAGCAAGTTTCATCTTACCTATGAAATCGATAGCTTCATTGAACCACGAACTGATGTCTGCCTTGTGACTGTCTTCCACGGGAATGCTTTTGTACTGGAAGTGGCCCTCAAAGTGATTAGGACAGTTTGCGGACACATTGATGAGGGCTGTAATGCCAAGGGTATCCAGCATGTCTTTCCTTGATGCGTGGTATGCGCTGCCCAAATACAGGAAGGGCAGAATTTCCACTGGTCCCCCCTAAAATACAAAGATAAATAGAATAGGGTAAGTATAAGAATCACAGAGTGAATAATGAtgataaagggcgtttgaggcccgaaacatgttgtgtgttttgtagctgctaataaactacattgttgcagatcttctgccttGGATTGGTGAGTGCAGAGAAACTAATCTTATCTATCAGGCATTAGCGACACTCATACTGGAGTTTTACTCTcagttaaaaataataacaatgtgtCAGGGGATTTTTCATCATGTAGTTTATGAATTACACATAGGCTGTAGGCGAAATAGTAGCTGTACACAGCCAGTATCTATTGTTTTGGTATAAAAAGAAAACCCAGGCGGGACTCTTTATCAGCAATGTTTACTGGTAAATATTGGTTTAGTGAATAGCCTGGCCAGAGTTTGTGAGTGTTCTTGCCATTTAGACAGGAATACTAACCTGGTCATAGAGTGGAGTTCCACAGGGAGTACAATTGGAGTCAGCGCTGCCTGGCACGTTGTTGGCACAAAGAGGCAAACTCAGACCCACTGGAGGAGAGTTTTTGGTGCAGAATTCTGGGCACTGTGCAGAAAATGTCTCATAGCCACCTGAAAcacacaacaaaataaaacaagcGGTTAGATGCGTACGGAGAAGCTGAATTTGCAAACCCAGAGCACTTTGCTTTCCTTGCGTGCAAAAATTTGTCACCAAAGTGCAAGCTCTgcaaatagggttgttttgcacTAAAAGTAAACCTTTGTGTGCACAAAATGTTGTACATAAACACTGTAAATATCAGGGCCAGGGTGATcgtaaacaatattttattatgttttgggAAGCGCAGTTTGGGACCTGGGAGTTAAGTTGGTCATTTGAGAAGTGGAGCTTAACGTACCTTTTAGGAAGTAGATGCTGCTGCCCCTGGAGTCCCTGCACAGGGCATTGACTGCAAGCATCATGGTGCTGTCTTTCCTTAGCATGTCCAGCTCTGATGTCCTCTCATCCAGCAGCACCACCGCCTCGTACATCCCAGCCACCAGCCGGCACCTCTGCTCCTCATTGGGGACGATGTGCTCCAAGCCCATGCTGCCTTTCGCCCTCCTCTTGACGATAGTGCTCAGGCGAACATTGCTGGATCCCACGATGCTGCACGAGCTGAAGGAGAAGAACGACCTGCAGTCCAATATGAGGCATTTGTGAGCTCTCTCTGCCAACAGCGCTTTCAACACGCAGCAATCCATAGCGCAGGTTTCCATATTGACCATTGCTGGGGATGAGCCGGACAATCCTTGACAATAGGCTCCACTCTCCCGCTTCTTTTACGCTCCGGCGCCTCTGTAGCTCCAATAAAAGCTTATACCgactgttaaaaataataaaataaatactgtcgCTGATctaatgtttcaataaaaaaaaataaagccagaCTTTTCTTGATATTTTCTTCTTGTTTCTTACGTTTCTTTAAAGTTGTTGTTTCCTTGCTGGCTGTAATTCTTGCTAATGCTCGGCTTTCCAGCCTCCTATTTATACTAGGCAAAGGGGAGTTGTTTTATGAATGGTTTGCATCACGTGACTCAACGAGGCTAGGCATTTTTAGCCACGCCCTTCACTGGCAAACCCCGCCAAGTAGAATAACGTCATCAGAGCCCTAGCAGCAAAGTCAAACACTAATACACACAAGCGCTTCGGTGCTGTCCTGTCGCCAGAGCAGGAAATAAACTGCTATAACCTTATCCCGTCACAAGGAGCTCAGTGGAGCCCTCGTCTAAATAAGAGGCACGCAatgttctggatttttttttgatgataaCTCACAAACTGATGAAATAAAGTTGACCTAGTTACATTTTCTTTAGCTTATTCATATGTAACTCCCGACTCCCACATGCCATAATCAATTTCCTCTGGTGATCAACCTTTGTCATTTTGGAATGTCAAGATTTAGTTCCTAATATAAGGCACCCCCCACACAgcatacggttgccaccttttccggaaaaaaataccggccttcctatatatttatcatttttccctataaataacattgggatcaaccatcatttttactggccaggccagtaaattaccggctaggtggcaaccctacacacaggcctggactgggagtcaaaataggccctgccattccaagtacacagaggcccaaacagccccctaacagcccactatatggtaaccagtgtctgactgggacaccaggggcccaccaaaaaaccttagaccaggagcccaccataaaaccttagaccaggggcccactctcagtattaatATTCTtaatctcctcaatcaacctctactctcctagtctgttttctttatactataatcaattattccatctatttatcctttttgtcctcatagaaatagggaatggcaatgaaatagaccgaaagtttagcagcatgagggcccactgacacctgggcccactgctagttttcctggtatcccggtgggccagtccgaaacgGTAagtttctatggaaccatacagcagtccctctggcatttgccagaacccacagattgccagtccagggcTGCCCCCACAGAACAACTCAGTTGTATATTTGTGACTAGGCCCTGCGCTCAGTACAAGTTGCACAGAGACTAAAACTATTTGCAGATGGTACTTATCCTACATGCAATTTTTCTGATTAACATTCTTAGAATACTTTTGAAAGCCCTTTGTTTGGCCCTCTAGTTTGCTAATGATTTGCTGTAAAATATGTGGGTTAATCCACTGGGCTTTGGAGAGGTAGAAAAAGCATTTGATCTTTTCAGCCATATCCGGCAGATCCATAATTATTATCTGCTAAGGAATGTGAAAGAGTGCTGTAAGAAAGGCATTTAGTTTAGAATTTTCAGCAATCCCTGTAGCCAAAGCCTGTgcaaacttaaaatacatttaatcaaCCACATACCAAATATATTTAATCAACCACATACCGAATTGATCTTACTAATTATCAAGATATTGTAATGTTTGGATTTGGAGTAGATGCTTGGACCAGGGTcttctgcatcagaattgacCATAATCAAACATCCGCTTCTATGCCAGATGCAACCTAATTTTCTTTGATTATCCCttatcttagcttctcaacagcagcccagaacacaGTGAGCTTGTGGGTTGTGACTTACACTGAGAAGATGGGAAACTGTCGGCTTCTGAACCTCGGGGCAGGCACAGTAGTTTTAGCTAAAATATACAGCATACTGTATTTAGGCAGATTccttttttgggggtttagttctcctttaacagcagtCTGGGGAGAGTGAGGTTGGAGACCTGATGGGGTGCTTTTAGTTatctatttacaaaaaaaatgctattgcATAATCTGACTGCCAGCTACAGTACCAGTAGTTGCTCTCACCCTGTATGCAGAGGCGAAactacagaagaagaagaatctgtggcagcagaggggcccaggaggtatagggggccccatgaggccttaattaatgagcaaCTTCAACGTATTTTGATAAAACAGTACAACCTCTGGATACGTTGgaggccctaaaatgtatttgctgtggggcccactgcctgtatagaatatatgggttacacattattattattactattaatgaTTATTAAACAGAAATCAGTATAACGTTTTCAATAATCATTGTCTATTTGACATGTCAGCAGAACTCCATGTAAGCAGAAACATAATGATCTAGGCTTGATATTTTAACTGATTCCATGTTACCATTTGGTATCAAGGACATTATAGTCTAAAAAATGCTTGGACTAAATCTTCCTGATGACATAGAGTTAAGTTGACATCTCTGGTCATGTATTATGGACATCGTGTACCACAGCCCTTTTACTTGAATGTCATTCTCCATCCTGGCAGCAAAGTGTCTAGTGAAATGATTTTCAAACATTAACAACAAAGTCATAGATTATTTTAGAGCACTGTGATTATCTTTCCAGTTTAATTCCCATCAAAATATCACCACAATTAGTGATATATAACACAAAGGCTTATTTGAACCATTTCCACTCCATTTTCCCACACCCCCTGTGATCTTTCAGTCACTGCATTTGAATGAAACAAACCTCCCTATCCATTATGTTGGAAATAAGGCAAACTTGCTTTTTGACGGTTTCGACTGAGAGTGCTGCTTTCAATATGAAATGCTTTTACAAGGGGGCAGAAAGTGAAAACAAAGGGTTAAACTGCTCGTTGAATAGAGTCGATGATGAATGATAAATTAGACTGATAAAACAATAGGTTGTGTGACTGTACCATTTTCTCCATTAAAAACAGCTCAATTCAAAGGGCATATTAATCCCATATAGGAAGTAGCACAGCAGTCCTTTGCCCTGATACTGGCCAAGGAGGGTTTACTGACAGTTTAaccacatttataaaataaagggtTCCACAATGGCCAGTGGTGCTGGTATTATTAGTAAGATATTTTATAACTTATTTGAATTTAGGGCTAGGTCATAATGTCATAGCTACTCAACAGTGACAGTTAGTTCTCATTGGCAGCAAAGGCAATGCTGTGAATGGTGCCTGATGCTCACCCCTTAACTGACGTTGGCAACACTGAGTTGCATGGAATACTTCTGAGTTGTTCATTCTTTTTAGTCATAGTTCTGTGTTGGTAGTTGACATACTGCTTGACTCAGCATAGGAATCTGAACCAATATCACAGGACAGCCCTTCATTTCTAGAAACCTGGGATGTTCTGCTATAGACTGATACAGAGGAAAGCAGCGTGGCAGATCCCGTGAAGTTCTTCTACATATAAATAGGGtataatttacttaaatatggGTATAGGTGAACAAAAACTAGTTTAGCTTAGCACACTAATATTTAATTTGGAGTAAGGTTGTTCCAGCACAtgctaatgtttttattaatgtcATAAAGTGAAAGAGCACTTTGCAATGATGAAGATTAAATTCTGGgaagaaacactgtattttgtGTGAAACACTAGACAATTTATGTCTGAATTTGTCAATTTTCAAGTGCTGCTTCGATCCATATATAGTAGCTGATATCATGTAAATAGGTAAAGCAAAGATGAATAGATATagcaagaaaacaagaaaaaaatatatataagaatatgTTTTACTATTTAAAATAGTGTTATATCATCTTCCCAAAATCTTTTACACATTTAAGTaaactatttattaaagcaaatgctTCTCATATGACAATGAAACATCATTTGAGCCACAGTCCATTTGTTAAAGCAGCTGTAAGTGCATAGTAAATAGCCCTACTGTTTCTAACCAACTATCTGGGTGCACAGTAACACAGGCCCCTTTCTGCAGTATGTATGTCTGCTACTGGAGActgcatttttattacataagctCATACATTCAACCAGTCATCAAATGaggtaataatgaaataatgttgCTTTGTGTCAAACAACTTATTAACCCagttgaattatttgtataagcAGCATACATTTTTGTCTGTGAAAACAAAACTTGACAGAATAGTGCCCCAGGTAGAGTTACTGgccttattatttgtttaattatcttccctattaataacattggtatcacaTAGCATTGGCACAaacttaactttttgtatgttatatgaTTATCAATTTtacaacaacttttcaattgatcattatttttttttaacatttttttaattatttgcttttatttaaaattaatttactccttccagcttttcaatggggatcactaaccccatctcaaaaacaaatgctctgtaaggctacacatttattgttattgctacattataTTAAGtattcaggccctgtcctatttatactccagtctcttattcaaatcagtgcatggctgctagggtaattttggccctagcaaccagatttctgaaattgcaaactggagagctcaaATTGGACGTTAGtgaaaactaaaagaaaatggGTGACAGTAAGGTGACAAGTAAGTGAAACAGAAGTGTAAAATTAGCCTTTTTTTGCCTTATACTGAGAAAtatgtgtctgtttgtgtgtctCAGACATGCAGTTTGAAATGTAGTCACCCCCTCTATGCGGAAGCCAACTTCATCAGTCTGTTTTAAATCCTTGAGTTTAATTATCCAATAAAGTGCTACAGTTTATGCATGGAGgcattaaacaaataaagaacCCGTCTTGTGCTTCGTGACGTGGTGGATTGTTCCATGGTGAGTTGTTCTGTTCTATATTTATAACTAAAATATGATTTGTAAACAGTGACAGTGCTGTGTAGGGGTGCAGAATATATTGGCGCCATGTGAATAAATAAGACAAATAGAATGGAATACAACCCTCTTAAATACAGTAATTTTGAAGCTTTGAACTAAATACTGGCAGAATATTTGGGTAACCCTAGTAATGTTAAGATTGTCAGACACATTTTTCGGTTTTACTGAGTTTAGTGAAGCAATTATGCATGTATTTCCTTATCCATTATTCACTGGCATTTGAAGGGATTCTTTGGCAATGAAAGccctaaatacatttttgtcaattgaaaaaacagaatataattttaagcaacattcCACTATACTTCCATTGCAACGTTCCAgttattatttgtaaatgctaCTGCTGTTGATAGCTCGCTGTATTCTGCACTGTTGGTtatgactattgaaacaatgtagcagaagctccATGATGGAGGCGAGCTGACTTCAACAACATTGTTtgagaaacagcagtgcagaaagtGACATATTCTGCTTTAATTagattaattacatttacaaataactttaataaatgaaaactttCTAAGAATTTCATCTTGTTCTATTTGTCAGTATTTATGTttaggtttatatcccctttaaacgaGTGAAAGCTAAATCCTACAcctcattttatatttgtataaaatgtgtcATTCTGGCCTTCAGTGAGGATTCATATTGGCAATTTCCAGGAAAGGAAACAAAACATAAACTGTAACATGAATGTGTAACAATTTCAGTTCTGTTTAGGTGTAGTCGTCATCTGTTTACTCTTAAAGACAGCAATTTTTCTAATCAAATGCaaatctaaggggcacatttacaaagctcgagtgaaggattcgaattaaaaaaacttcgaatttcgaagtgttttttgggctacttcgaccatcgaatgggctacttcgaccttcgactacgacttcgactacgaatcgaacgattcgaactaaaaatcgttcgactattcgaccattcgatagtcgaagtactgtctctttaaaaaaaacttcgaccccctacttcggcagctaaaagctaccgaagtcaatgttagccttccccataggcttgcctgagtttttttgatcgaaggatattccttcgatcgttggattaaaatccttcgaatcgttcgattcgaaggatttaatcgttcgatcgaacgaataatccttcgatcgttcgatcgtaggattagcgctaaatcgttcgagttcgatattcgaagtcgaacgattttagttcctagtcgaatatcgagggttaattaaccctcgatattcgacccttagtaaatctgcccctatgagttccTCCATACAGACATTTGTCTATTGTTTAGTTGCATATAGATGTATAGTTTACGTCTGCATTCACTCAAGGTTTTCATGCTTTGTTTGTGGTGGGTGTGCTTGTAATGATGTCGTGTGGTGAACTGTTTTTCATTGTGTTTGTTACAGAGTATATCCTTCCATTTATATTGCATGTTTGGGACCCAAGCCAACACTGATATTAAGAAGATTGTGATATAGTGTATACCTCTTAACTGAATACAGACAATTTAATACACATTTGTCAAATGAAACTGTCAGAGAGGGAGCACTGTACCTGCTCTTCTTTTGTGTAGGAAAAAAAAGATGTCATGCAACATTAATCTAGAAGTGGGACAAAAGCCCCTGTCCAATGAAATATGGAACATCATAGCACCTATGAACAAAGAGCAATTTAAAAAAGAGGGCTCTCTAGGTGATTCAGGAAGGTTGGAGGGCTGAACTAATACTCCAGGTACGACCCTAACAGCTTCCAGTTGttggatgctggaagttgtagtttaacaacagctgtaaggatatatgtcttttttttatattttatatttgggttCCTCTGGTACTGGGTCACCCTATTTTTGTAACTCTTAAATGGTGGAGTGCTAGGGCACAGAAGAACACCTGTTTATCCAATTGAATGACACAGATATATaaagtatatcatatatattttaaccTTTTAATCTGAGAAATAGTTATGCTACACGATTATTTAATACATTGCAAATTCATGCTCTACTGTTCCCAAACTGCATTTATTTTCCCCTCTAACTAAATCATATTTCCAGACACAGGGTATCTTTAAGAATGAATTGAAGTTAATGCCTGTTGGCTTTCCCCTTGTGCTGAGCATGTCACCAGATGGTGTGTTCGGTATTAGTTCAAGACATGATTAATATTTTCTAAACCTTTCTCAACAGCAGGTGGCCAAGTCCTTCTCCTATCCTGTGTGTGCTTAACTATCACACCAAGCCGgtttcagcagggacaaagtccACATGACATTCGTGACGTTTCTAGGAGAGGCTACAATATTCATACAGCACGTCACTGTGACAAAGGAGGCGTTTATTGTGTATATGTATCATGTTACATTATTTAGGGAAGAGGTGGTgtaagaggaaagcaaataaagcATATGTCGTGTGTTGAATTTGTTAAAtcacaaactgtttttttcttttacattatttttgtaaaGTTATAATGTAGTGTATCATAATCATATATACTGAAGCTATATTCTACACCCTGATTGTGAGAACCAGAATATTGCAAAATATACAACTGTTACATTACATATGTAGCTAGAACTTGTAATGCACAGCTTCTAGATATCCTTCAGTAAAGGGAAATTGTGACACATTGCAGTAAGAAACACGGATATCACATGAATC
Above is a genomic segment from Xenopus laevis strain J_2021 chromosome 3L, Xenopus_laevis_v10.1, whole genome shotgun sequence containing:
- the dusp1.L gene encoding dual specificity protein phosphatase 1-A; its protein translation is MVNMETCAMDCCVLKALLAERAHKCLILDCRSFFSFSSCSIVGSSNVRLSTIVKRRAKGSMGLEHIVPNEEQRCRLVAGMYEAVVLLDERTSELDMLRKDSTMMLAVNALCRDSRGSSIYFLKGGYETFSAQCPEFCTKNSPPVGLSLPLCANNVPGSADSNCTPCGTPLYDQGGPVEILPFLYLGSAYHASRKDMLDTLGITALINVSANCPNHFEGHFQYKSIPVEDSHKADISSWFNEAIDFIDSVKNSGGRVFVHCQAGISRSATICLAYLMRTNRVKLDEAFEFVKQRRSIISPNFSFMGQLLQFESQVLAPSCSAEAGSPTISVLDRGTSTTTVFNFPVSIPVHSGANSLSYLQNPITTSPSC